In Pyrus communis chromosome 1, drPyrComm1.1, whole genome shotgun sequence, the following are encoded in one genomic region:
- the LOC137741135 gene encoding uncharacterized protein, with translation MEDREEQEEEEEVLGSSLTMEKVAAAKQFIENHYRAQMKNIQERKERRWVLERKLASSDVPKEVKINLIKDLERKETEFMRLKRHKICVDDFEPLTIIGRGAFSEVRLCREKKSGNIYAMKKLKKSEMLKRGQVEHVRAERNLLAEVASHCIVKLYYSFQDAEYLYLIMEYLPGGDMMTLLIREDTLTESMAKFYIAQSVLAIESIQKHNYIHRDIKPDNLLLDKNGHMKLSDFGLCKPLDCTTLPALHENRTMDDENMTEPMDIDTCVPDADNQSSWKSPAEQLQHWQMNRRKLAFSTVGTPDYIAPEVLLKKGYGMECDWWSLGAIMYEMLVGYPPFYSDDPITTCRKIVHWRNHLKFPEDARLTAEAKDLICRLLCDVEHRLGTGGAHQIKSHPWFKDVVWDKLYEMDAAFKPEVNGELDTQNFMKFDELDPPASARTGSSRKLQMTPKDLSFVGYTYKNFDAVKGLRQALGEARVDFTAERAAKEAELQMLASAGDPMLP, from the exons atggaGGATCGGGAGGagcaggaggaggaagaggaggtgCTGGGGTCGAGCTTGACGATGGAGAAGGTGGCGGCGGCCAAGCAGTTCATAGAGAACCACTACAGAGCTCAGATGAAGAACATTCAGGAGCGGAAGGAAAG ACGCTGGGTGTTGGAAAGGAAATTAGCTTCGTCAGATGTGCCAAAGGAGGTAAAAATCAACCTGATCAAAGACTTAGAGCGAAAAGAGACAgaatttatgcgacttaaaagGCACAAGATATGCGTTGATGATTTTGAGCCTTTGACCATCATTGGTAGGGGGGCCTTTAGTGAG GTCCGATTGTGTCGGGAGAAAAAATCTGGCAATATCTACGCcatgaaaaagttgaagaaatctGAAATGCTTAAGAGAGGACAG GTGGAACATGTTAGAGCTGAAAGAAACTTGCTGGCAGAAGTTGCCAGCCATTGCATAGTTAAACTATACTACTCCTTCCAAGATGCAGAGTACTTATACTTAATCATGGAATATCTGCCTGGGGGTGACATGATGACTCTGCTGATTAGGGAAGACACCTTAACTGAAAGTATGGCTAAATTTTACATTGCACAGAGCGTACTGGCCATAGAATCTATTCAGAAACACAACTACATACACAG AGACATTAAGCCAGACAACCTGCTTCTGGACAAAAATGGTCACATGAAACTCTCAGATTTTGGCCTCTGTAAGCCTCTTGACTGTACAACTTTACCTGCACTGCATGAAAATAGAACTATGGATGATGAAAATATGACAGAACCAATGGACATCGACACATGCGTTCCTGATGCGGATAATCAGAGTAGTTGGAAAAGCCCTGCTGAACAGCTGCAACATTGGCAGATGAACAGGAGAAAGTTG GCATTTTCAACTGTGGGGACACCCGACTACATTGCACCTGAAGTGTTATTGAAGAAAGGATATGGGATGGAATGCGACTG gTGGTCATTGGGAGCAATAATGTACGAAATGCTTGTTGGTTACCCTCCATTTTATTCAGATGATCCAATAACTACATGCAGAAAG ATTGTTCATTGGAGAAACCACTTAAAGTTTCCAGAAGACGCAAGGTTGACAGCTGAGGCTAAGGATCTTATTTGCAGGTTGCTGTGTGATGTTGAACATAGGCTAGGTACTGGCGGGGCACATCAAATCAAA TCTCATCCTTGGTTCAAGGACGTTGTGTGGGACAAACTCTATGAAATGGACGCAGCATTCAAACCAGAAGTGAATGGGGAGCTTGATACCCAGAACTTTATGAAGTTTGATGAG TTGGACCCACCAGCGTCAGCAAGAACTGGATCTTCACGAAAG TTACAAATGACTCCCAAAGATTTAAGCTTCGTTGGCTACACATACAAGAACTTTGATGCTGTGAAAGGGCTTCGCCAAGCTCTTG GTGAAGCTAGAGTAGATTTTACTGCTGAAAGGGCAGCCAAGGAAGCTGAGTTACAGATGCTTGCATCAGCTGGCGATCCCATGTTACCATAA
- the LOC137729408 gene encoding protein phosphatase 2C 50-like yields MEEMSPPVAVPFRVGNSVCDNPTIAVHMDITRLKLMTNTAGLLSDSVTMGSSETVAAGEEDCNCNCSGNDSFGAVSAPKEDKGGGAPLLDMISQDESNWVSSADAIGCESEDDDSLSLEGDQVLDSSCSLSVASESSSLCLEDFLVYEIGPDAGTLSSVDKEKSICCVEVVNKATDLGDSNVETEITSDPLPVTGSLEEVIGDGSDPKPSAVVDQLPVETGAKETVSRSVFEVDYVPLWGFTSVIGRRPEMEDALAAIPQLFKIPIQMLIGDRILDGLSKCLHQTVHFFGVYDGHGGSQVANYCHDRVHLALAEEIESVKEGLIHESIKDNCQAQWTKAFTNCFLKVDTEVGGKAGLEPVAPETVGSTAVVALICSSHIIVANCGDSRAVLCRGKEPMALSVDHKPNREDEYARIEAAGGKVIQWNGHRVCGVLAMSRSIGDRYLKPCIIPEPEVMFIPRTKDDECLILASDGLWDVMSNEEVCDLARRRILLWHKKNGADGLPLERGEGIDPAAQAAAEFLSNRALLKGSKDNITVIVVDLKAQRKFKSKT; encoded by the exons ATGGAGGAAATGTCTCCGCCAGTCGCGGTGCCATTTAGAGTAGGTAACTCAGTCTGTGATAACCCAACCATAGCTGTCCACATGGATATCACAAGACTTAAGCTAATGACAAACACGGCGGGATTGCTATCTGATTCTGTCACCATGGGTTCCAGTGAGACGGTTGCAGCTGGTGAAGAGgattgtaattgtaattgttCGGGGAATGATAGTTTTGGAGCAGTTTCAGCGCCAAAAGAGGACAAGGGGGGAGGAGCTCCTTTGTTGGATATGATATCTCAAGACGAAAGTAATTGGGTTTCTTCTGCTGATGCGATAGGCTGTGAGAGTGAGGACGATGATTCTTTATCATTGGAAGGCGATCAGGTTCTTGATAGCTCTTGTTCACTCTCAGTGGCGAGTGAGTCAAGTAGCTTGTGTTTAGAGGACTTCCTCGTTTATGAGATTGGTCCTGATGCAGGCACGTTGAGTTCTGTAGACAAGGAGAAGAGCATTTGCTGTGTAGAAGTTGTCAATAAGGCTACGGATTTAGGTGATTCAAATGTTGAGACAGAGATCACAAGTGATCCCCTTCCTGTGACGGGGAGCCTTGAGGAAGTAATTGGTGATGGGTCTGACCCAAAGCCATCTGCAGTTGTTGATCAATTACCTGTGGAAACGGGGGCCAAAGAAACAGTTAGCCGCAGTGTTTTTGAGGTAGACTATGTACCGCTTTGGGGGTTTACGTCTGTGATTGGAAGAAGGCCAGAGATGGAAGATGCGCTTGCCGCTATACCACAACTGTTTAAGATTCCAATTCAAATGCTGATTGGTGACCGCATACTTGATGGCTTGAGCAAGTGTTTGCACCAAACTGTTCATTTCTTTGGAGTCTATGATGGTCATGGAGGGTCTCAG gtTGCAAACTATTGTCATGACCGCGTTCATTTGGCTTTAGCTGAAGAGATAGAATCTGTTAAGGAAGGCCTAATTCATGAAAGTATCAAAGATAATTGCCAAGCGCAGTGGACAAAGGCATTTACAAATTGTTTTCTTAAGGTTGATACTGAGGTTGGAGGGAAGGCTGGTCTTGAGCCTGTTGCCCCAGAAACTGTTGGTTCCACTGCTGTCGTTGCCCTTATTTGCTCGTCTCATATCATAGTAGCAAACTGTGGAGATTCCAGAGCAGTTCTCTGTCGGGGTAAAGAACCCATGGCTTTGTCGGTGGATCATAAA CCAAATCGGGAAGACGAATATGCAAGGATTGAAGCAGCTGGAGGCAAGGTCATACAATGGAATGGCCATCGTGTTTGTGGCGTTCTTGCTATGTCAAGGTCTATAG GCGATAGATATTTAAAGCCATGCATCATTCCAGAACCAGAAGTGATGTTTATTCCCCGAACAAAAGACGACGAATGCCTAATATTAGCGAGTGATGGTTTATGGGACGTTATGTCAAATGAAGAAGTGTGTGACCTTGCTCGGAGACGAATACTCCTCTGGCACAAGAAGAATGGTGCTGATGGACTTCCGCTGGAAAGAGGCGAAGGAATTGATCCCGCTGCCCAGGCAGCTGCGGAGTTTCTTTCGAACCGTGCTCTTCTCAAAGGAAGTAAGGACAACATAACTGTGATTGTGGTGGATCTGAAAGCTCAAAGGAAGTTTAAAAGCAAAACGTGA
- the LOC137710664 gene encoding E3 ubiquitin-protein ligase AIP2-like: protein MDANFNEPRRNKCHLSLILAPGVLDYVRVAPRVQPASKQEIANLSVITITEEALKKLGEDADCYICKEDLEEHNSIPICRHELQTDDHAYESWKEREKEAEEDRKGAANAYLRW from the exons ATGGATGCCAACTTCAACGAACCCCGCAGAAATAAA TGCCACCTGTCATTAATCTTGGCTCCGGGGGTTTTGGATTACGTGAGGGTGGCTCCAAGGGTTCAGCCTGCGAGCAAACAGGAAATTGCCAATCTCTCGGTGATCACGATCACGGAGGAAGCGTTGAAGAAGCTCGGAGAGGACGCCGACTGCTACATTTGTAAGGAGGACTTG GAGGAGCACAATTCGATTCCGATATGTCGGCATGAGCTGCAGACGGATGATCATGCGTACGAGAGTTGgaaggagagggagaaggaGGCCGAGGAAGACAGAAAAGGAGCTGCGAATGCATATTTGAGGTGGTGA